Genomic window (Sphingosinicella microcystinivorans):
TCGCGGTACATCTTCCACGACACCCAGAGCAGGAGGAGCCCGCCCGCGAGGATGAGGCCGACGATCTGCATGAGCTGGGTGACGACGAGCGCGAAGGCGATGCGCAGCACGAGCGCGGCAAGCACGCCGATCGCGATCACCTTGCGGCGCTGGTCGGGCGGCAGGCCCGCCGCGAGCGCGCCGACGACGATGGCGTTGTCGCCGGCGAGAACGATGTCGATCAGCAGCACCTGCGTGAACGCGGCAAGCGCTGCGGGCGACCCGATGTTCGAGAAGTCGTTGACGATGGCGGCCCAGATGTCGGCGGGGCCTCCGAAGCTCGTCGCCGCGCTTGCGGCGCCTGCCGCGGAGAGGAGAAGGCTGATGTCCATCGGCCGCTAACGCTCCTTCGGCTTACTGGTTCATCGCCGCGAAGAAATCGTCGTTGGTCTTGGAATCCTTCATCTTGTCGAGCAGGAATTCCATCGCGTCGACGGTGCCCATCTGCATGAGGATGCGGCGCAGCACCCACATCTTCGAGAGCTTGTCCTTTTCGACGAGCAGCTCCTCCTTGCGAGTGCCCGACTTGCCGACGTCGATCGACGGGAAGATGCGCTTGTCGGCGACCTTGCGGTCGAGCACGATCTCGGAGTTGCCGGTGCCCTTGAACTCCTCGAAGATCACCTCGTCCATGCGGCTGCCGGTGTCGATGAGCGCGGTGGCGATGATCGAGAGCGAGCCGCCCTCCTCGATGTTGCGCGCGGCGCCGAAGAAGCGCTTCGGCCGCTGGAGCGCGTTCGCGTCGACGCCGCCCGTGAGCACCTTGCCCGACGACGGCACGACGGTGTTGTAGGCGCGCCCGAGACGCGTGATCGAGTCGAGCAGGATCACCACGTCCTTCTTGTGCTCGACGAGGCGTTTCGCCTTTTCGATAACCATTTCAGCGACTTGCACGTGACGCGTCGCGGGCTCGTCGAAGGTCGAGGAGACGACCTCGCCCTTCACGCTGCGCTGCATGTCGGTGACTTCCTCGGGCCGCTCGTCGATCAGCAGCACGATCAGGAACACCTCGGGATGATTGTCGGTGATCGCCTTGGCGATGTTCTGGAGCAGAACCGTCTTGCCGGTGCGGGGCGGCGCGACGATCAGCGCGCGCTGGCCCTTGCCCTGCGGCGCGATGATGTCGATGACGCGCGCCGACTTGTCCTTCAGCGTCGGGTCGAGCGTGTCGAGCCGCAGCTTCTCGTCGGGATAGAGCGGCGTCAGGTTGTCGAAATTGACCCGGTGGCGGACCTGCTCGGGATCGTCGAAGTTGATGAGCGAGAGCTTGGTGAGCGCGAAATAGCGCTCGCCGTCCTTCGGGCCGCGGATCTCGCCCTCGACGGTGTCGCCGGTGCGAAGCCCGAACTTGCGGACCTGGTTGGGCGACACGTAGATGTCGTCCGGCCCGGCGAGATAGTTCGCTTCCGGAGAGCGCAGGAAGCCGAAGCCGTCGGGCAGCACCTCGATGGTGCCGCCGCCCATGATCTGCTCGTCGTTGTCGGCGAGGGCTTTCAGGATCGAGAACAGCAGGTCCTGCTTGCGCATGGTGGACGCGCCTTCGACGCCGAGTTCTTCGGCCATGGCGACGAGGTCGGCGGGGGTTTTCTTCTTGAGGTCTTTGAGGTGCATGACCATCGGGCGGAGCCTTCGGTGAATCGTGTGAGTATCGGCGCGAGGGAGAGACGTGGGGAAATCGAAACAATGCCCTGCGCGGGCGCCTCAGGACGAGGACTTGACCCTCGACTTAGGAAGCGTCCTTCCGGAAGTCAAGCGGATCAGAACGGCCGCACGACCGCGAGCAGCACGACGACGATGACGACGAGGCTCGGGAGTTCGTTCAGCATACGCAGGCCGCGCTCGCTCACCGGGCGCTCGCCGCGCGCCATCTTCTTCGAAACGCCGACGAGCCAGCCGTGGAAGCCCGAGAACAGGAACACGACCGCGAGCTTCACCCACAGCCAGAGGTTGCCCGCAAAGCCGATGTTGAAGGCAAGCGCGAGGCCGAGCGCCCACACCATCACCATCGCCGGGCCGACGATGATCTTCCTGAGCCGCTCGATGCGCGTGTTCCACAGCGCTTCCTCGGATGAACCCGGCGTAGTCGGATGCTGATAGACGAGATAGCGCGGCAGCATGAACATGCCCGCCATCCAGAAGATCACGAAGACGACGTGGAAGGCCCGCACCCAGAGGTGGGCGCCGCCGAGCCAGCCGACCCAGCTTTCCATCTAGAGCGGGCTCCTAATCGCGGCGAGCGCGGCCTCGACGTGCGCGATCGGCGTTTCCTTGTCGATGCCGTGGCCGAGGTTGAAGACGTGCGGCCGCCGGCCGAGGGCGCGGCGGATGCGCCGGACGGCCCCGGCAAGCGCATCGCCGCCCGCGAGCAGCAGCAGCGGATCGAGATTGCCCTGCACCGGCAGGCCTTCCGGCAGCGCCTCGTCCGCCCACGCCGGATCGACGGTCTCATCGAGCCCGACCGCATCGACGCGGGTCTCGCGCGCGTAGCGGGCGAGGTTGCCGCCCGCGCCCTTCGGGAAGCCGATGACCGGCACGCCCGGGCAGCGCGCCTTCAGCCGCTCCACGATCGCGCGTGTCGGGGCGATCACCCAGCGGTCGAATTCGTCCGGCGCGAGGCTGCCCGCCCAGCTATCGAAAAGCTGCACGGCATGGACGCCCGCCGCGACCTGCCCGGCGAGGTAATCGACGGTCACGCCC
Coding sequences:
- the rho gene encoding transcription termination factor Rho produces the protein MHLKDLKKKTPADLVAMAEELGVEGASTMRKQDLLFSILKALADNDEQIMGGGTIEVLPDGFGFLRSPEANYLAGPDDIYVSPNQVRKFGLRTGDTVEGEIRGPKDGERYFALTKLSLINFDDPEQVRHRVNFDNLTPLYPDEKLRLDTLDPTLKDKSARVIDIIAPQGKGQRALIVAPPRTGKTVLLQNIAKAITDNHPEVFLIVLLIDERPEEVTDMQRSVKGEVVSSTFDEPATRHVQVAEMVIEKAKRLVEHKKDVVILLDSITRLGRAYNTVVPSSGKVLTGGVDANALQRPKRFFGAARNIEEGGSLSIIATALIDTGSRMDEVIFEEFKGTGNSEIVLDRKVADKRIFPSIDVGKSGTRKEELLVEKDKLSKMWVLRRILMQMGTVDAMEFLLDKMKDSKTNDDFFAAMNQ
- a CDS encoding CopD family protein codes for the protein MESWVGWLGGAHLWVRAFHVVFVIFWMAGMFMLPRYLVYQHPTTPGSSEEALWNTRIERLRKIIVGPAMVMVWALGLALAFNIGFAGNLWLWVKLAVVFLFSGFHGWLVGVSKKMARGERPVSERGLRMLNELPSLVVIVVVLLAVVRPF